One part of the Rutidosis leptorrhynchoides isolate AG116_Rl617_1_P2 chromosome 1, CSIRO_AGI_Rlap_v1, whole genome shotgun sequence genome encodes these proteins:
- the LOC139866461 gene encoding U11/U12 small nuclear ribonucleoprotein 65 kDa protein — MANVPPFQPVPYSQGMYNYAHTNTGDDSSKPPDKEVFTLLIRHLPEAIPHDTLSRLFSHYGASCVRPCTTGRMRNCAFVDFSNESMATQAQRQLNGLRFLGKVLSVERANTQPHGTKSQQNKPTSGNDAMSSVNDSSQAKDSKRESFPALEPIAEKLGVEYPFPPNLEYAYPPPDGNILTNILNALIAVPRFYTQVLHLMNKMNIPAPFRAALPTPPLPPSAPAPQPPPPPPVDANSSLANISSDESELESSDEEEVGDRRPTGPKRKRIKREAIVGPAVDKDVAHEAVGLKPANLVPKEIPLIKKKNPVLQIKIAPKRTQTEPVDDGTTEEIEEVEDENINTKPFATVEDLEHGKLPPEEILSLPMFKNYNAGNPAPVLYIKNLAKDVVADDFYFVFGTFFGNIETAKENLSVKLMQEGRMRGQAFVTFPSVDIALRALNLVNGYVFKGKPMIIQFGRNTSAAKTSEK, encoded by the exons ATGGCCAACGTTCCACCTTTTCAACCTGTACCGTATTCTCAAGGGATGTACAATTATGCGCATACAAATACGGGTGACGATTCATCTAAGCCTCCAGATAAAGAAGTATTTACGCTTTTAATCCGTCATCTTCCGGAAGCTATTCCCCATGACACCCTATCCCGGCTATTTTCTCATTATGGTGCTTCTTGTGTCCGCCCTTGCACTACTGGAAG GATGAGGAACTGTGCGTTTGTTGATTTCAGTAATGAAAGTATGGCGACTCAAGCACAACGACAATTAAATGG GTTAAGGTTTCTTGGTAAAGTTTTGTCAGTTGAGAGAGCTAATACACAACCACATGGTACTAAATCACAACAAAATAAACCTACATCGGGAAATGATGCCATGTCATCAGTGAATGATTCTAGTCAAGCAAAGGATTCAAAGAGGGAATCGTTTCCAGCACTTGAACCTATTGCCGAAAAACTTGGTGTGGAATACCCGTTTCCTCCTAACCTTGA ATATGCGTACCCACCACCCGATGGGAATATCCTGACCAATATCCTAAATGCTCTAATTGCCGTTCCTCGCTTCTATACGCAG GTGTTGCATTTGATGAACAAAATGAATATTCCAGCTCCATTTCGTGCAGCCCTGCCGACCCCACCATTACCTCCTTCAGCACCTGCACCACAACCACCGCCACCTCCTCCCGTAGATGCAAATTCTAGTTTGGCGAATATTTCAAGTGATGAATCAGAGTTGGAGTCTTCAGATGAG GAAGAGGTTGGAGATCGGAGACCAACTGGACCCAAGCGTAAGCGTATCAAGCGAGAGGCGATTGTGGGCCCTGCTGTTGACAAGGATGTAGCTCATGAGGCTGTTGGATTAAAGCCTGCTAACTTAGTTCCTAAAGAGATCCCTTTGATTAAAAAGAAGAACCCAGTGTTGCAG ATTAAAATTGCTCCAAAAAGAACTCAGACTGAACCAGTAGATGATGGCACAACAGAAGAAATAGAGGAAGTCGAGGATGAAAATATAAATACTAAACCGTTTGCTACCGTTGAAGATTTGGAGCACGGAAAATTGCCCCCAGAAGAAATTTTGTCCCTTCCCATGTTTAAG AATTATAATGCTGGAAATCCTGCCCCTGTGTTGTACATAAAAAACTTGGCGAAAGATGTGGTTGCAGATGACTTTTATTTCGTGTTTG GTACATTCTTTGGAAACATTGAAACAGCTAAAGAAAATCTTTCTGTGAAGTTAATGCAG GAGGGAAGAATGAGGGGTCAAGCATTTGTAACATTCCCGTCAGTCGACATTGCTCTTCGTGCTCTG AATCTGGTAAACGGATATGTATTCAAAGGCAAGCCCATGATCATCCAGTTTGGCCGAAATACTTCTGCTGCCAAAACAAGCGAAAAATAA